AGATCAGCAGTAagaacagcagcagcaggaaaagaaaaagaggccTGTGAAAAGAAGCAAAAGAGAagccatcctttttctttacatcTTTTTTCCAGGGAAAAGGACGGCAGCTCCCATCAGAAACTACACACTGTGGTCTAAGCTCTAAAGCACCTAGTGGTAACTTTAATTCCAAACTGGCTCGCAACAAATATTACCCAACCCTCACTCAGTCACTCTCTACCTGTAATTTTTTTTCCAAGCACTCTGATCCTAGTCTGAACTTTGATGCTATGAATGATGAACTGGTTCTTCCCGGCAGCTGCTACCTCGGCCCTGACAGCTCCATCTCCTCGACCATGTCGATGGACCGCGCCTCGTCGCTGCTGAGGCTGCTGTCGTTGTCGTGGAAGTCGTTGAAGAAGACGGAGCCGTTGgagtcgttgcggttgtcgtagCCGAGCGCGTCGTggcacggcggcgcggccggccggtTCGTGGCCTCCCACTTCTCGGCCAGGCCGTCGCCCTCCAGCATCCGGACCACCTCGGACATCTTGGGCCGGTGCGACGGCTGGAACTGCGTGCAGAGGAGCGCGACGTGCACCATCTCCGCCACCTCGATCCGGTCGTAGTGCGGGCCCAGGTCCTGGTCCACCAGCAGGTCCAGCATCTTCTCCTGATGCACCTTCCTCACCTGTTGTTGGGGAAACAAAACAAAGCAAGATTTAGCCAAGCACTTCGCCCCTAACAAGAATGCACCAACAATGTTCAATTGTTTTCCTACTGGTGTTCGCATGATCAAAGAATAGAGTAGCATTCAGAAATGCAGCTTTTAATTGGATGCCGAGTACAGTGCACAGTTTAAGTACAGGAAGAGTTGCATTCGAAAGGCTGCTCAGATAGATGATCAGCATTTAGGTGCAGCTCGATCAGGAGGAGCACGCATGGTTTATTGCAAGTACCCCAAGCTGGTACTTCCCAGTGCTTCCAACACCAGGGGAGGGTACACGGGTAGGGGACCAGAGTTTGGCTCAGTTATTGGCATTCAGATCGACCTGGGACGACATCCTGTGCCGCATCAGGTATCCAGATGCCGTCCTGGTCGATCAGTACTATACTCGCTAATGAATGCGCATGGCCGTGTGAGCATGCGGCATGAATGgatctctttctctctcctaAACGATCACTAAGCTTGCATCGAAAACGACATGAATTCAAAAGCTTGCTAGCTTACCAAGTTTTGCATTGGACAGAGAAGTAACAGAAAGCAGTAGAGAGGCGTACGTACCCAGTCGAGCATGACGCCGCCCTTGTGGTTGTGCCCGGCGCCGGAGCCCTTGCCGAGCTCGAGCGCGCGCTGTCCCGTGACGAGCTCGAGCAGCAGGATCCCGAAGCCGAAGACGTCCGTCTTCTCCGACGACTGGCCCGTGGAGAGGTACTCGGGCGCGATGTGCCCCACGGTGCCCCGCACCGCGGTGGTGACGTGCGAGTCGCCGTGGTCCAGCAGCTTGGCGAGCCCGAAGTCGCCGACGACGGCCTCGAGGCGCTCGTCCAGCAGCACGTTGGCGGCCTTGACGTCCCGGTGGATGATCTTGGGGTCGCACTGCTCGTGCAGGTACAGcagcccccgcgccgcccccaccgcgATCCGCTTCCGCGCCGCCCAGTCCAGCGCCGGCTTCCCTGCAGCAGCGTCGtcaaggccggccggccgccggcgggtcaattaaattaattaataCCACGGCGCGGTGCGTGCTCGACGCGTCGGTGGCGTCGCGTGCGTGCACGTGGCTACGGCTGCGGGCAGCGGCGTACGGTACGGCGTGGCAAGAGAGGGAGATCGCCGACGTCACGTCACCGGCGTATCCCTGCCCTCGGGATCGACTGGCCGGCGAGCCCCAGAGGCCAGAGGCTCCTGGCCGCTGCAGGCctgccgcctgctgctgctacgTGTACAGTTGACATACGGAGCGAGAGATACGATGCGCACGGCCTACGACAGCACGGGTGTTTATAGACGAAGAACGTACCCCAGCTGCTGCCCGGTTGTTTGCAGGTGATGTGGACCAGCGGCCTCCTAGCTTGAGTGATGTTAAGGGGGGCTCGAGCTAGCAGTCAGTACTTATAGTAGGCAGCTGATAGCCAGCTGAGCAATGATGCCAACGAGTGCTGAGGATTTGCTTGGCACTGCCGCATGGGACACGCGGAGATGCAGGGCGGAACAGTGACCGGACGGGGCACACGGGCTCGGTGTTCGCGCTACGCAGGGAGCTACAGCGAGCTAGCTAGGTCCCCAGCCTGCCGGAACAAAAGAAGAAGCCGACATGCCCTTGGCTGTGCTGCTGTTCCAGCGGCGCCCCCACGCCTCCTGGTCCTCCTGGAGACCAGGACCACCATTTCCCCGAAGAAGCAGCCAGCGTTGCAGCCTATCAAGCAGCAACCCTGATCGACCTCCTGCCCCGTCATGAAGCATCGAGTGGGATGCCGGATTAGGACGGACACGCGTGCGCGCGAGCAAAACACCCGAGGCaacccacgcgcgcgcgcgcggttACTCCTCCACAACCGGAGGGCTCGCCGCGTCGGTAATGCCATGCCCGTGGGGAACCGACCGCGCATTCACGCGGCCCCGGCGCGGACGGAAACCACGCGACGCGAGTGCAGGTGCAGGCGAGCGGTGTCGCGGCGCACGGCCGGCACGGGCGCGTCCGACCGGCGCGGGTACGGCGACGCCGACGACGGGCGCGGGCTGTTACGCGCGTCACGCCAGCCGTGGCGGCAGCGCCGGGCGATAAATgcacgctgccgccgccacgCTCGTCTAGTGGTCAGCGGGTGCGCGCGGTACTGGCGCGCTGCAACCAGGGTACCAGCACGCGCGGATACGCTACCGCGGGTTGTGCTTCGCGTCGCGCCGCGCGGTGGCGGGCGGGGTGGGGGCGGGCCGCGCGCGGCAGCGACGGCATGCGCCCGGGCAGCAGCGCAGGGTGGCAGCCGGGGATGCGGACAAATCGTGAGTGCGGTGGTGTTCTGGCCTGTGGTCTCCGCCCGCCCATGGCAGGCGCCCCCGCCGTGGTCCCCCgcgcgcggcagcggcagcgcccCAAGTACAGGGGGCCGCGCGCGCGACCACGCCTGACTCCCCCTGGGTGGCGGGTACTGTGCACCTCCCCTCCCATGACTCCTGCGTGCACTTCCGCGCGCGGGGCCCGCACGGACCGACCGCCGGGACGGGCGGGCCCGCCGGCATGGCACGAACCTTGATGCGCCTCCTCCCTAAAGGTTCGCTACCGCTGGAACGCGTACGGTGAGCGGTGACGGTGGCGTACCTCGGAGGCGCGACGCGACGCTGCCGTTGGGCATGTAGGGGTAGACGAGGAGGCGCTCCCCGCCGGCGGCGCAGAAGCCGACGAGGCGGAGCAGGTGGCGGTGCACGGCGAGGCTGATCATCTCCACCTCCGTGCGGAACTGCGCCTCCCCGGACGCGCTGGCGGGGTCGTTCAGCCGCTTCACGGCCACCGTCGTGCCGTCGGGGAGCCGGCCGCGGTACACGTTCCCGAACCCGCCCTTGCCCAGGATGTGCTTTGCCGCGAACCCGTCCGTGGCGGCCTGCAGCTCGCGCAGCCCGAACTGGCGCACGTTCCCCagccgcgccaccgccaccccgccgccgtcctccaggtcgcggccgccgccccgctcTGCAACAACCATCCAAACACCACGCGTCCGCGGGGTCGTTTAATTTCTCATTCAGGGAGCTAGCGCCGCTGTCAGGGACGTTGGTGATGGGGACGTACCGAGGATGCCGAGGACGGAGGAGGGCCCCCCCGAGTGCCGGCGCTTCCGCCGCCAGAGGAAGCAAGACACGGCGAAGAGCACAAGGGAGGAGGCGCCCAGGCTTGTCCCTACGCCGATCGGCAGCCGCGCGCCAGCCTTtgacctccccgccgccgccgcccctgcacgCACACACAAGACCAAACGCTGATCCCCAGGCACGAGCAGACGCACACCATTCAGGCCAGACCGCGCCACCAGCTACAAGCCTACGCACACAACTGTTCCGGGCGCGCACGCCGCAAGCGGCGCTGCGACGGCGCCCCGCTCCGGCGGCACGATGTCTCCTCGACCGCTACACGGCGAAGCGAGAGCGCAGAGtcgcagaagcagcagcagcgacgCGTGCATGCGCGCCCACGATCGACGCCACGCGCTCCGAGAAAGCGAGGAAAGCAAAGCGCCGAGCACGACGAGACAGGAGTGGGAGTGGCGGAATGGTCGAAGACAGAGACAGAGCCGCAGAGAGACAGGAACAGGAAGAGTGTGctcactgctgctgctgccgccgcccggagTGGATTCCAGCGGGAAgggcacggcggccggcgccTGCGCGGCGGCGCACTCCCCCGCGCCGGCGGCGTTGCTGCTGCTCCCGCATATCATCGGGTTGCCCACGATGCTGCACGCCACACGAACATTAAACAAACAAACAACCTTGGCATTAGATTCGATGCtacgaccaccaccaccaccaccatcatcaTACAGTTCAGTTTCtttatttaaaaaaaaagaagaagaaagcaaAAGGTGATCAAACTAGTGTGGAATCGTGGATTAGGATAAGACGATCGACCGGGCTCCGGCGATCCATGCTTACTTGAACGTCCTTGTCGGGAAGACCGGGACGGGGCCAGTGAGGTTGTTGAAGGACAAGTCCCTGGGAACCAACGAGCAGACGCATTGGGTCAGTCACGGATTGAATTTCAATTTCGATATAAACCGCAAAAAAGGGAACGAAAGCTAAACATCGGCAAGGAATTGAGGAAGCCGATGGCTTCGACAAGACGCTCGCGTTCGTGCGTGGGTGAGGACGTACAGGAAGGAGAGCTGCGGGATCTTGGCCAGCGACGCGGGGAACGGCCCGGACAAGCTGTTGTTGTTCAGCCTCCTGCGGCGAAGAACGGACAGGATAACGAGCAAGCATGAGCAGCCATGGCCATGGCACTACTCGGAACGGGGATTGGGATCTTTTGGGAGGCTCTCACTCACAGGTACCGGAGGGTGGAGGCGCGGCCGAGCGTGTCCGGCACGCGGCCGGAGAAGCGGTTGTTGGAGAGGTCCAGCGTCTGCAGCCGCGGCAGCGCGCCCAGCTCCGGCGGCAGCCGGCCGGAGATGTTGTTGTTCTGCAGCAGCCTGGAAAAACCAAAGCGAGACGGGTCGGCAGCAGGCAGCGGATTCAGTGACGGTTCCCGTTCAAAATTTTCCTTCACCCCATGACGCACGACGGATGGACGGGTCGGCGAGGTGGTTTGGTTGCTTACACTTGCTCGAGATGGGTGAGGTTGGCGATCCTCCCGGATAGCGTCCCCGACAGGCCCTGGCTCGGCGCTCCCCTGAAACGTGAAGGCAAACGCATCGGTGTCAGCTGCAACTAGCCCGCCGGCCGGCCATTATTGCCAGGCTCTTCCTAGGGCTGCTCACGAGACGGCTGACGAGAGAGAGGCTGCTGAGCTTACAGGCCGATGACGAGGTTCTGGGCGGAGCAGGTGATCATGGCCCAGCTGCAGGGGTCGACGGAGTCCTGGTCCCAGTTGCCGAGCACGCCGTGCGGGTCGAGCAGCCCCTGCCGGATGGCGATCAGCGCCTGCACTGCACGCGGGAAAGCTCGAGGCCAAAGCTCGCAAATCAACCACCGGAAGTGCAGCTAGTGTCCCGAGCGAGTGTCGGCAAGGCGCCTGCGGCGTTACCTTCGGGGTTGAGGGGCTCGGAGGCGGAGCCGAGGGGCGGAGCCGAGGAGaggaggacgacggcgaggagggagaggaggacgCCGCCGGAGGAGGCCATTGGGAGAGCCGGCCCTGGGGAACGGGAATGATGAGGGTGCGGTGCGAGAGGCGCCCGAGCGGGGAGGGGGAGGAAGAAAAGTGAGAGCTGGGCGGGCAGGGGAGGCAGGCGGCAGGGCATAGAGTGGAGCGGAGCGGGGTGGCTTTGGCGTCGACGCTTTTTCTCGTGTCATGCAAGAGGGGAGGGGGGAAAAGAGGGGAAAGAAAGCGAGGCCGGCCGGGGCGACGGATCGATGTGATGCCGATCGATGCGGGGCGGTCTGCAATTCTGCATGCCCACTCATCCCTTCGCCGTGGCATCTTTGGGTGGCAGCGACAGGGAAGGGGAAATGATCATGGACGCGAACCTGACGGGTGGGGCCCGGTGATGAGTCCGTGGGGCCCGCCGTGCAGTGGGTGCAGGGCTCTCGGCAAATGCCCGGTTTCTTTTCTTGGGTGTTACGTGCAGAGACATGCAGTGCGACTTGGGAGTTGGGAAGTGCAGGTGCCTGAAGACTGAGGAGTGAGGACCGGATGAGGAGGTCAGTGGGGTTGATGATGGCAATTAGGCCCCATGACCGTTCAGCCAAGATGATTCATGGAGTTGTTAATGCTATGAAACATAAAAGGTTAGATCCGATTGTCGGTTTACATCTAACTGCCAGAGGGCCCCGGGAGCCGTGCAGGGAATATCCGTCTCTAAGTACAGTTTGATCTGCAGCACTAGGTAAATCAGCAGGCAGCTCTAGTACACGCGATCCTTGAGACCTTGGCTACAGTCTACATGGAATGAGAGAGGGACTAGGAGTGGCATCCTGATTGAGCGATTTGGATCCTAGCCGGGAGCATTACGGCTAATAGGCCATGCGGCCCTGAGAGCATCTTCAGCAAATTACTTATCTCTCATATTTTATATATTTTCTCTCTTCATTACtaataatattttttttatttttggtAGTAGATGCTATAGCAAATTACTCACCTATAtttgagcaagagagagaggtGTTTTGGCgattaaaaaatattttgatATTGGTGATGGAATTACACTACGCCAGAAgccctaatctgagacgcgccctaggcaaaatgctagacgcgcaggggtcgcgtcccgcattaccgcgtcgcagataaaaaagtaatctgagacgcgcctcacgcgcgtctcagattaccaaaacgcaagacgcgcctcacttacggctcgtctcgccttggcttcacacaggcttccctgggagccaaatgcaagacacgctctaggctaggcgggtctcgcattagtctaagatgagagacgcgcctcacttacggcgcgtctcgccttggcttcacacaggcttccctgggagcaaaatgcgagacgcgctctaggctaggcgggtctcgcattagtcaaagatgggagacgcgcctcatttacggcgcgtctcgccttggcttcacacaggcactcctgggagccaaatgcgagatgcgctctaggctaggcgggtctcgcattagtcacagatggGAGACGCGTCTCACTTAcagcgcgtctcgccttggcttcacacaggcgccactgggagccaaatgcgagacgcacTCTAGGCTAgacgggtctcgcattagtcacagatgggagacgcgcctcatTTACGGCTCGTCTCTCTTTGGCTTCACACAGGTGGTCCTGGGAGCCTATTGAGAGTCGCGCCCCAAGCGAGGCGTGTCTTGCATTAGTCTACCTCCAACAGGGGCCTTTTCTTtccccagctgcatcctggaactagccaggatttggcagctgcaatcaaatacctgcaaaagatttcaattcacagaATTCACCGCAATCATCGCACGCATCCATACAATTCACATAGTGCGATACACACAAGGAAAGATGGTATTATATAACACATGTACAATCAATTAGCAACAATGATCGATAAGAACAATAGAGTACATGCAAAGCAAGTCTCTCAATCTAGCTCAATGTCGCGGGCCGTGCTATCGTGGATGGAACTCCCCCTTTGTGTTGACCACCTCCATCATGAGGAATcccgctagcctctctcggatatccttcacgttaccaagcgtcgtttgattgaaataatcatcttcgtccttcgaaatataattacaagcagttagaatacaagatgaagacaGATTTTTTTTAATTATAACACGTGATAATTCTTACCGTGAAATCCGGTTTCtctgcaactagaagcatgttgtggcaaacatagaacccacatgagttacccgagggttgccgtgtgcactacatatcaaagatagatagaaattagcattttgcgacacttagaaccaagaaaacatcgtaatagtaaagcgatttagttatagtagttaccgtccacgcggtgtgatgtgtaaacgcagcttgacgttgctctttgtatccttctttggccctaagatgcctgtcaagagacctaaacacagacatccggatattatattacaaatgcttctgaaatgggcaaatgataaaaaactaaaccaaacaacaaacttactcgtcaaggattgagatgactagagaataatcacgtatctgaggcgcgcccgactcatctgatggaatgctcgagtcaaggtagaagacttgcttgctcctgacattgatgatgagtgtaacccaatggttgcctgggttgtacggcaccacaatgtgctccttgtcagcatgtactcccatgcacttcaccatgtacctaaccaagttgaaatggaaacaagcggttacatgtgttaaatggaaacaagtgactacatgtggctacaagttgaaatgaaaacaagtTTAATTGTTGCATGTGCGCACCTGACCAAGCTATCTCTAGCTGTCAGCATAAATGTCACCGTCATCAGCTGTGGGTCAATGTACCCACACTTCTTTCCGGTTCGACGCCttgtctcttgttgcatgtgcctacacgatccatatgaattgaaatagaaacgacttaaattgttgaacgtatatcaaatgcattgaaatggaaacaagtcttaatcgacttacaatgcaaagcaccgaatgagagaaagatccaaagcgtcgaggttgaaaaggtcgaacaaatcgctCCAGGCAACAATAAAGATGTTGCTGTTGCCctcaagctgcagaaagtgCCGCTCTTCGTATGACACCATGATTTCCTCGGCTTGATTGACATTTTGCATGTAGTACTTGTGCAGGTCCATACAATATGGACCTGCTGCCCG
The Panicum hallii strain FIL2 chromosome 6, PHallii_v3.1, whole genome shotgun sequence genome window above contains:
- the LOC112896361 gene encoding probable LRR receptor-like serine/threonine-protein kinase At2g23950 → MASSGGVLLSLLAVVLLSSAPPLGSASEPLNPEVQALIAIRQGLLDPHGVLGNWDQDSVDPCSWAMITCSAQNLVIGLGAPSQGLSGTLSGRIANLTHLEQVLLQNNNISGRLPPELGALPRLQTLDLSNNRFSGRVPDTLGRASTLRYLRLNNNSLSGPFPASLAKIPQLSFLDLSFNNLTGPVPVFPTRTFNIVGNPMICGSSSNAAGAGECAAAQAPAAVPFPLESTPGGGSSSRAAAAGRSKAGARLPIGVGTSLGASSLVLFAVSCFLWRRKRRHSGGPSSVLGILERGGGRDLEDGGGVAVARLGNVRQFGLRELQAATDGFAAKHILGKGGFGNVYRGRLPDGTTVAVKRLNDPASASGEAQFRTEVEMISLAVHRHLLRLVGFCAAGGERLLVYPYMPNGSVASRLRGKPALDWAARKRIAVGAARGLLYLHEQCDPKIIHRDVKAANVLLDERLEAVVGDFGLAKLLDHGDSHVTTAVRGTVGHIAPEYLSTGQSSEKTDVFGFGILLLELVTGQRALELGKGSGAGHNHKGGVMLDWVRKVHQEKMLDLLVDQDLGPHYDRIEVAEMVHVALLCTQFQPSHRPKMSEVVRMLEGDGLAEKWEATNRPAAPPCHDALGYDNRNDSNGSVFFNDFHDNDSSLSSDEARSIDMVEEMELSGPR